A DNA window from Linepithema humile isolate Giens D197 chromosome 6, Lhum_UNIL_v1.0, whole genome shotgun sequence contains the following coding sequences:
- the alc gene encoding 5'-AMP-activated protein kinase subunit beta-2, with translation MGNAGSNQPVSHHHSGAVSREHRHNKEIPPPSPGKEGQAIIFDKRHPIRQSYEEEESYFTKNTQQDAENFGSQRPRSNTVSEGTKVADNKVLPTVFKWEGGGKQVYISGTFTEWKTLPMVKSHGDFVTIIDLPEGEHQYKFFVDGEWRHDPGLKIVDNGMGSKNNLVSVRKSDFEVFQALAKDSEGVISSAQTEYGQEIPPHKPWEKVAGPPILPPHLLQVILNKDTPLSCEPTLLPEPNHVMLNHLYALSIKDSVMVLSATHRYRKKYVTTLLYKPI, from the exons ATGGGTAATGCAGGAAGCAATCAGCCCGTTAGCCACCATCATAGTGGTGCAGTAAGCAGAGAACACCGACATAACAAAGAGATTCCACCACCTTCTCCAGGAAAAGAAGGCCAGGCAATCATCTTTGATAAAAGACACCCTATTCGCCAGTCTTACGAGGAAGAAGAGTCGTACTttacaaaa AATACCCAACAAGATGCAGAAAATTTTGGATCACAGCGACCAAGATCTAACACTGTCTCTGAAGGAACAAAAGTTGCGGACAATAAAGTACTACCGACTGTTTTCAAATGGGAAGGAGGAGGGAAGCAAGTGTATATTAGTGGAACATTCACTGAATGGAAAACATTGCCAATGGTGAAGAGCCATGGGGattttgtaacaataattGATTTACCAGAGGGAGAGCatcagtataaattttttgttgacGGAGAGTGGAGACATGATCCTGGCCTG aAAATTGTGGACAATGGTATGGGTTCCAAAAATAACTTAGTTTCTGTAAGAAAATCTGACTTTGAAGTATTTCAAGCCCTTGCAAAGGACAGCGAAGGCGTAATCAGTAGCGCCCAAACAGAATATGGGCAAGAAATACCACCGCATAAACCTTGGGAGAAAGTAGCTGGTCCGCCCATCTTACCGCCACATTTGCTGCAAGTTATCCTTAACAAGGACACACCATTGTCT tgtGAGCCTACTCTTCTGCCTGAACCAAATCACGTTATGTTAAACCATCTCTATGCCTTAAGTATCAAAGACAGCGTAATGGTCTTATCAGCTACGCATCGTTATCGCAAAAAATACGTTACAACTTTGCTTTATAAACCGATCTAA